A single Anopheles arabiensis isolate DONGOLA chromosome 2, AaraD3, whole genome shotgun sequence DNA region contains:
- the LOC120893639 gene encoding uncharacterized protein LOC120893639: protein MWAVLRDTAVGLLAEIHSLQNEAKMSIIIAIVFMGLLELGRSQYLTNTVHKTSAATEKINDLWCYSCNATDDGEACIDLSSGNNASFVKKCNPEEFICMVKQFSYTTSTENSTSTPKLWSLERRCISSCEAGCIIIGERTKLYACTSCCEKSLCNTGKAHSTNPIAHFRRTSTTLALGLLVLLSVMKPTLSVIL, encoded by the exons ATGTGGGCAGTACTACGCGACACGGCAGTCGGTTTGCTTGCCGAAATACACTCACTGCAGAATGAGGCCAAAATGTCAATTATAATAGCAATCGTCTTCATGGGCTTGCTCGAGTTAG gaAGATCGCAGTACCTAACGAACACTGTACATAAGACATCAGCTGCGACGGAGAAGATTAATGATCTCTGGTGCTACTCGTGCAATGCTACGGACGATGGCGAGGCCTGTATCGATCTGTCGTCCGGAAATAATGCATCCTTCGTTAAAAAGTGTAACCCGGAGGAATTTATCTGCATG GTTAAACAGTTTTCCTACACAACCAGCACGGAAAATTCCACCTCCACGCCGAAGCTGTGGTCGCTCGAGCGGCGCTGCATCAGCAGCTGTGAGGCGGGTTGCATAATCATAGGCGAACGCACGAAGCTGTACGCCTGCACGAGCTGCTGCGAGAAGTCGCTGTGCAACACCGGCAAAGCCCACTCGACCAATCCGATCGCACACTTCCGGCGCACCTCAACGACACTGGCACTGggcctgctggtgctgcttagCGTAATGAAACCCACACTGTCGGTGATACTCTAG
- the LOC120893636 gene encoding uncharacterized protein LOC120893636 isoform X1 — MRLLGTTALLLVLSAVAVIGADEWGWLPLEDGLQGEEKVREKRQDIGVLPASQQNVTEVSDEDILKFILDSGRQGRSLEGFDEVYSDPSVQDALQNADDAQARNIIKDKLCSLGLMQCDGQGESIEGKRPYYPIYAQQQPPRPRPPVRGPPLPPQQYAQRPPQPPQQQAYPPKPQHQGPYGPPKPMPVPNHAQHKIGYAGPQQRPPYSGPPNSFAGPSYASAYPSKPLGPIYEGDTPPFEFEPIGAGEKIYEGPLSKPGLVLNEGPLVKPVEQHIHHHYHHIDGAADSKTVVVNNPGPVGASVGLSGSAVVGGSSSSSFNSGLYSAGGVYGGAQGLSGGGFSPLAGSDFDYKELKGVNNNNGFGQSGVYAAQSKPVFEGSSSSFGQGSQSSLYNQGPAQFGSNSLYSGESSSTYQGGNGAGFHSSNPALYKKELNVKGPAASNGLGTYSGNNYSKYSQYTNGQYAANGGQFGSSGGQFGANGGQQFGANGGQFGANGGQFGANGGQYSQFANGNGIEDCVCVPYDQCPAQDVIGRKDDLILPLDPRNLKTDIEAAADEVVITDGNGTMTVVRVPKNATAEPETKTKKISKREAAEGKSNEAKDKASIEPRLLGGGNGGDKKVVPTFGVSFGLPYPTGGYPLNPYGPHPAPNPYFGSLSANGLNLGLINVNPLLSLQVTKDEYGDKVLKPLVNLHVTPTENIVHKIGGLLAAKKQNIYHVFNQHEHYHSHHGGYPRPPPIYHPHHVHGPPPPYVDGPILSRPPPFGPGGHPELIYTKPPGPIYTGGLGGFNRPPPPPPPFVGGQPPFGGPVGPHFGPQVGPAGGFGPAGFGGGPRPPYFRDASSVVKNGEDTEYYDNVELGRSTNVTFAGESTNAYRPAGNFKYQSVYPQNAPNNINANRAQYGRQYQNYRHEISELPADRSNAVRLPSSIPTQSVPTPAPGHAQGSPTISFPSSRRRRRATDVSVPESLEESQETVKHIEEPVAVEPSSVQEKSFSTEKRQAYYGPRPGQQQQQCSGRQVCCRKPVYRNPASQNLGKCGVRNAQGINGRIKNPVYVDGDSEFGEYPWQVAILKKDPKESVYVCGGTLIDNLYIITAAHCVKTYNGFDLRVRLGEWDVNHDVEFYPYIERDIISVQVHPEYYAGTLDNDLAILKMDRPVDLTSAPHIAPACLPDKHTDFSGQRCWTTGWGKDAFGDYGKYQNILKEVDVPIVNHYQCQNQLRQTRLGYTYNLNQGFICAGGEEGKDACKGDGGGPLVCERNGVWQVVGVVSWGIGCGQANVPGVYVKVAHYLDWINQVRGRF, encoded by the exons ATGCGATTGCTAGGAACCACAGCACTGCTGCTAGTGCTGTCAGCGGTTGCCGTCATCGGTGCTGACGAGTGGGGTTGGCTTCCGCTCGAGGATGGACTGCAGGGCGAGGAGAAGGTGCGCGAGAAGCGGCAGGACATCGGAGTGCTGCCCGCTTCCCAGCAAAACGTCACCGAGGTTAGCGACGAGGACATCCTGAAGTTCATCCTCGACAGCGGTCGGCAAGGGCGCAGCCTCGAAGGGTTCGACGAGGTGTACAGCGATCCGTCGGTGCAGGACGCCCTCCAGAATGCGGACGATGCGCAGGCACGGAACATCATCAAGGACAAGCTGTGTTCGCTCGGGCTGATGCAGTGCGACGGTCAAGGCGAATCGATCGAAGGCAAACGACCGTACTATCCGATCTACGCCCAGCAGCAACCGCCACGACCGAGACCCCCGGTACGAGGACCACCGCTACCGCCCCAACAGTACGCCCAGCGTCCTCCGCAGCCACCACAGCAGCAAGCTTACCCACCCAAACCACAGCACCAGGGACCGTACGGCCCACCTAAACCGATGCCCGTACCGAACCACGCGCAGCACAAGATCGGCTATGCCGGACCCCAGCAGCGTCCACCGTACAGTGGACCGCCGAACTCGTTCGCTGGCCCCAGTTACGCGTCGGCCTACCCATCGAAACCGCTGGGTCCAATCTACGAAGGCGATACGCCACCGTTCGAGTTCGAACCGATCGGAGCTGGCGAGAAGATCTACGAGGGACCCCTCTCGAAACCGGGACTTGTGCTCAACGAAGGACCGCTGGTAAAACCGGTAGAGCAGCACATTCACCATCACTACCACCACATCGACGGTGCGGCCGATTCGAAGACGGTCGTGGTGAACAATCCTGGCCCAGTGGGCGCTTCGGTGGGACTGAGCGGTTCGGCCGTCGTTGGCGGATCCAGCTCGTCCAGCTTCAACAGCGGACTCTACTCGGCTGGCGGCGTTTACGGTGGCGCTCAGGGACTTTCGGGCGGTGGATTTTCACCACTCGCTGGGTCTGACTTTGACTACAAAGAGCTGAAGGGcgttaacaacaacaatggctTCGGACAGTCGGGAGTGTATGCCGCCCAGTCGAAGCCTGTGTTTGAgggttcgtcgtcttcgtTCGGACAGGGAAGCCAGAGCAGCCTGTACAACCAGGGACCGGCACAGTTTGGCAGCAATTCACTGTACAGTGGCGAGAGCTCCAGTACGTACCAGGGTGGCAATGGAGCGGGCTTCCATTCCTCCAATCCGGCGCTGTATAAGAAGGAGCTGAACGTTAAGGGACCGGCCGCCTCGAACGGTTTGGGCACGTACTCCGGCAATAACTACAGCAAGTACAGTCAATACACCAATGGACAGTATGCCGCGAACGGAGGACAGTTTGGCTCTAGCGGAGGACAGTTCGGAGCAAATGGAGGCCAGCAGTTCGGTGCCAATGGAGGCCAGTTTGGTGCAAATGGAGGCCAGTTCGGTGCTAACGGTGGACAGTACAGTCAATTCGCCAACGGAAACGGTATTGAGGATTGCGTCTGTGTGCCGTACGATCAGTGCCCGGCGCAGGATGTGATCGGCCGTAAGGACGATCTGATTCTACCGCTGGACCCGCGCAATCTCAAGACGGACATTGAAGCGGCAGCTGATGAGGTGGTAATTACCGATGGCAACGGTACGATGACGGTGGTGCGCGTACCGAAGAATGCCACAGCGGAACCGGAaacgaagacgaagaagatCAGCAAACGCGAGGCAGCGGAGGGCAAATCGAACGAGGCAAAGGATAAGGCCAGCATTGAACCG CGTTTGTTGGGTGGTGGTAACGGTGGAGACAAGAAGGTAGTGCCCACGTTTGGAGTATCGTTCGGTTTGCCGTACCCGACCGGCGGCTACCCGCTCAACCCGTACGGTCCTCATCCCGCCCCGAACCCTTACTTTGGATCGCTCAGTGCCAATGGCTTAAATCTGGGGCTGATCAACGTCAACCCGCTCCTGTCGCTGCAGGTGACAAAGGACGAGTACGGCGACAAGGTGCTGAAACCGTTGGTCAACCTGCACGTCACACCGACCGAAAACATTGTGCACAAGATTGGCGGGCTGCTGGCGgccaaaaagcaaaacatttacCACGTGTTCAATCAGCATGAACACTACCACTCCCACCACGGAGGCTATCCGAGGCCGCCGCCAATCTACCATCCCCATCACGTGCAcgggccaccaccaccgtacgTTGACGGGCCGATCCTTTCCCGGCCACCACCGTTCGGTCCCGGTGGCCATCCGGAGCTGATCTACACCAAGCCGCCCGGTCCGATTTACACCGGAGGTCTGGGAGGTTTTAATCGACCgcctccacctcctccaccgTTTGTTGGAGGTCAGCCACCGTTTGGGGGACCCGTTGGGCCCCACTTTGGACCGCAGGTTGGGCCGGCGGGTGGCTTTGGCCCGGCTGGTTTTGGTGGTGGTCCCAGGCCTCCGTATTTCCGTGACGCTTCCTCGGTGGTGAAGAACGGCGAGGACACTGAGTACTACGACAATGTTGAGTTGGGTCGTAGCACGAACGTAACGTTTGCTGGTGAAAGTACGAACGCTTACCGGCCTGCCGGTAACTTCAAGTACCAGTCGGTATATCCGCAAAATGCGCCGAACAACATCAACGCGAACAGAGCTCAGTACGGTCGGCAGTACCAGAACTATAGGCACGAGATCAGCGAGCTACCTGCAGACCGATCTAACGCTGTACGACTTCCATCCTCCATTCCGACCCAGAGTGTGCCCACGCCGGCACCGGGCCACGCGCAGGGTAGCCCCACGATCAGCTTCCCAAGCAGCCGACGCAGACGCCGGGCCACGGACGTCAGTGTGCCGGAATCGCTGGAAGAAAGTCAAGAAACGGTAAAGCACATTGAAGAACCGGTTGCGGTTGAACCCTCCTCCGTACAGGAAAAGTCTTTCTCCACCGAAAAG AGACAAGCGTACTACGGACCTCGCCCTggtcagcaacagcagcagtgcagCGGTCGTCAGGTTTGCTGCCGTAAGCCCGTCTATCGCAATCCAGCGAGCCAGAATCTGGGCAAGTGTGGTGTACGAAACGCGCAAGGCATTAACGGGCGCATCAAGAACCCAGTGTACGTGGACGGTGATAGCGAGTTCGGCGAATACCCATGGCAGGTGGCAATTCTGAAGAAGGATCCCAAGGAATCGGTGTACGTGTGCGGTGGTACCTTGATCGACAATCTGTACATCATAACGGCGGCTCACTGTGTGAAAAC CTACAATGGATTCGATCTTCGTGTACGACTCGGCGAATGGGACGTAAACCACGACGTCGAATTCTACCCGTACATTGAGCGCGATATCATCTCGGTGCAGGTACACCCGGAATATTACGCCGGCACGCTTGACAACGATTTGGCCATTCTGAAGATGGATCGTCCGGTGGATCTTACCAGTGCGCCCCACATCGCGCCCGCCTGTCTGCCCGACAAGCATACCGATTTCTCCGGCCAACGTTGCTGGACCACCGGCTGGGGTAAGGACGCGTTCGGTGACTATGGCAAGTATCAGAACATCTTGAAGGAGGTGGACGTGCCGATTGTGAATCACTACCAGTGCCAGAACCAGCTGCGCCAGACGCGCCTCGGCTACACGTACAACCTGAACCAGGGCTTCATCTGTGCCGGCGGTGAGGAGGGCAAGGACGCGTGCAagggcgatggtggtggtccgCTGGTTTGCGAACGGAACGGCGTCTGGCAGGTGGTTGGTGTCGTGTCGTGGGGCATTGGCTGCGGCCAAGCGAATGTGCCCGGCGTGTACGTTAAGGTCGCCCACTACCTGGACTGGATCAATCAGGTTCGTGGTCGGTTCTAG
- the LOC120893636 gene encoding uncharacterized protein LOC120893636 isoform X2, which produces MRLLGTTALLLVLSAVAVIGADEWGWLPLEDGLQGEEKVREKRQDIGVLPASQQNVTEVSDEDILKFILDSGRQGRSLEGFDEVYSDPSVQDALQNADDAQARNIIKDKLCSLGLMQCDGQGESIEGKRPYYPIYAQQQPPRPRPPVRGPPLPPQQYAQRPPQPPQQQAYPPKPQHQGPYGPPKPMPVPNHAQHKIGYAGPQQRPPYSGPPNSFAGPSYASAYPSKPLGPIYEGDTPPFEFEPIGAGEKIYEGPLSKPGLVLNEGPLVKPVEQHIHHHYHHIDGAADSKTVVVNNPGPVGASVGLSGSAVVGGSSSSSFNSGLYSAGGVYGGAQGLSGGGFSPLAGSDFDYKELKGVNNNNGFGQSGVYAAQSKPVFEGSSSSFGQGSQSSLYNQGPAQFGSNSLYSGESSSTYQGGNGAGFHSSNPALYKKELNVKGPAASNGLGTYSGNNYSKYSQYTNGQYAANGGQFGSSGGQFGANGGQQFGANGGQFGANGGQFGANGGQYSQFANGNGIEDCVCVPYDQCPAQDVIGRKDDLILPLDPRNLKTDIEAAADEVVITDGNGTMTVVRVPKNATAEPETKTKKISKREAAEGKSNEAKDKASIEPSVPTPAPGHAQGSPTISFPSSRRRRRATDVSVPESLEESQETVKHIEEPVAVEPSSVQEKSFSTEKRQAYYGPRPGQQQQQCSGRQVCCRKPVYRNPASQNLGKCGVRNAQGINGRIKNPVYVDGDSEFGEYPWQVAILKKDPKESVYVCGGTLIDNLYIITAAHCVKTYNGFDLRVRLGEWDVNHDVEFYPYIERDIISVQVHPEYYAGTLDNDLAILKMDRPVDLTSAPHIAPACLPDKHTDFSGQRCWTTGWGKDAFGDYGKYQNILKEVDVPIVNHYQCQNQLRQTRLGYTYNLNQGFICAGGEEGKDACKGDGGGPLVCERNGVWQVVGVVSWGIGCGQANVPGVYVKVAHYLDWINQVRGRF; this is translated from the exons ATGCGATTGCTAGGAACCACAGCACTGCTGCTAGTGCTGTCAGCGGTTGCCGTCATCGGTGCTGACGAGTGGGGTTGGCTTCCGCTCGAGGATGGACTGCAGGGCGAGGAGAAGGTGCGCGAGAAGCGGCAGGACATCGGAGTGCTGCCCGCTTCCCAGCAAAACGTCACCGAGGTTAGCGACGAGGACATCCTGAAGTTCATCCTCGACAGCGGTCGGCAAGGGCGCAGCCTCGAAGGGTTCGACGAGGTGTACAGCGATCCGTCGGTGCAGGACGCCCTCCAGAATGCGGACGATGCGCAGGCACGGAACATCATCAAGGACAAGCTGTGTTCGCTCGGGCTGATGCAGTGCGACGGTCAAGGCGAATCGATCGAAGGCAAACGACCGTACTATCCGATCTACGCCCAGCAGCAACCGCCACGACCGAGACCCCCGGTACGAGGACCACCGCTACCGCCCCAACAGTACGCCCAGCGTCCTCCGCAGCCACCACAGCAGCAAGCTTACCCACCCAAACCACAGCACCAGGGACCGTACGGCCCACCTAAACCGATGCCCGTACCGAACCACGCGCAGCACAAGATCGGCTATGCCGGACCCCAGCAGCGTCCACCGTACAGTGGACCGCCGAACTCGTTCGCTGGCCCCAGTTACGCGTCGGCCTACCCATCGAAACCGCTGGGTCCAATCTACGAAGGCGATACGCCACCGTTCGAGTTCGAACCGATCGGAGCTGGCGAGAAGATCTACGAGGGACCCCTCTCGAAACCGGGACTTGTGCTCAACGAAGGACCGCTGGTAAAACCGGTAGAGCAGCACATTCACCATCACTACCACCACATCGACGGTGCGGCCGATTCGAAGACGGTCGTGGTGAACAATCCTGGCCCAGTGGGCGCTTCGGTGGGACTGAGCGGTTCGGCCGTCGTTGGCGGATCCAGCTCGTCCAGCTTCAACAGCGGACTCTACTCGGCTGGCGGCGTTTACGGTGGCGCTCAGGGACTTTCGGGCGGTGGATTTTCACCACTCGCTGGGTCTGACTTTGACTACAAAGAGCTGAAGGGcgttaacaacaacaatggctTCGGACAGTCGGGAGTGTATGCCGCCCAGTCGAAGCCTGTGTTTGAgggttcgtcgtcttcgtTCGGACAGGGAAGCCAGAGCAGCCTGTACAACCAGGGACCGGCACAGTTTGGCAGCAATTCACTGTACAGTGGCGAGAGCTCCAGTACGTACCAGGGTGGCAATGGAGCGGGCTTCCATTCCTCCAATCCGGCGCTGTATAAGAAGGAGCTGAACGTTAAGGGACCGGCCGCCTCGAACGGTTTGGGCACGTACTCCGGCAATAACTACAGCAAGTACAGTCAATACACCAATGGACAGTATGCCGCGAACGGAGGACAGTTTGGCTCTAGCGGAGGACAGTTCGGAGCAAATGGAGGCCAGCAGTTCGGTGCCAATGGAGGCCAGTTTGGTGCAAATGGAGGCCAGTTCGGTGCTAACGGTGGACAGTACAGTCAATTCGCCAACGGAAACGGTATTGAGGATTGCGTCTGTGTGCCGTACGATCAGTGCCCGGCGCAGGATGTGATCGGCCGTAAGGACGATCTGATTCTACCGCTGGACCCGCGCAATCTCAAGACGGACATTGAAGCGGCAGCTGATGAGGTGGTAATTACCGATGGCAACGGTACGATGACGGTGGTGCGCGTACCGAAGAATGCCACAGCGGAACCGGAaacgaagacgaagaagatCAGCAAACGCGAGGCAGCGGAGGGCAAATCGAACGAGGCAAAGGATAAGGCCAGCATTGAACCG AGTGTGCCCACGCCGGCACCGGGCCACGCGCAGGGTAGCCCCACGATCAGCTTCCCAAGCAGCCGACGCAGACGCCGGGCCACGGACGTCAGTGTGCCGGAATCGCTGGAAGAAAGTCAAGAAACGGTAAAGCACATTGAAGAACCGGTTGCGGTTGAACCCTCCTCCGTACAGGAAAAGTCTTTCTCCACCGAAAAG AGACAAGCGTACTACGGACCTCGCCCTggtcagcaacagcagcagtgcagCGGTCGTCAGGTTTGCTGCCGTAAGCCCGTCTATCGCAATCCAGCGAGCCAGAATCTGGGCAAGTGTGGTGTACGAAACGCGCAAGGCATTAACGGGCGCATCAAGAACCCAGTGTACGTGGACGGTGATAGCGAGTTCGGCGAATACCCATGGCAGGTGGCAATTCTGAAGAAGGATCCCAAGGAATCGGTGTACGTGTGCGGTGGTACCTTGATCGACAATCTGTACATCATAACGGCGGCTCACTGTGTGAAAAC CTACAATGGATTCGATCTTCGTGTACGACTCGGCGAATGGGACGTAAACCACGACGTCGAATTCTACCCGTACATTGAGCGCGATATCATCTCGGTGCAGGTACACCCGGAATATTACGCCGGCACGCTTGACAACGATTTGGCCATTCTGAAGATGGATCGTCCGGTGGATCTTACCAGTGCGCCCCACATCGCGCCCGCCTGTCTGCCCGACAAGCATACCGATTTCTCCGGCCAACGTTGCTGGACCACCGGCTGGGGTAAGGACGCGTTCGGTGACTATGGCAAGTATCAGAACATCTTGAAGGAGGTGGACGTGCCGATTGTGAATCACTACCAGTGCCAGAACCAGCTGCGCCAGACGCGCCTCGGCTACACGTACAACCTGAACCAGGGCTTCATCTGTGCCGGCGGTGAGGAGGGCAAGGACGCGTGCAagggcgatggtggtggtccgCTGGTTTGCGAACGGAACGGCGTCTGGCAGGTGGTTGGTGTCGTGTCGTGGGGCATTGGCTGCGGCCAAGCGAATGTGCCCGGCGTGTACGTTAAGGTCGCCCACTACCTGGACTGGATCAATCAGGTTCGTGGTCGGTTCTAG
- the LOC120893640 gene encoding uncharacterized protein LOC120893640, producing the protein MATIKYIGRTTDFRGKTLWEIVGNLKNFGVGRIVVRSMFERYPEPSFMKIVKVEALPNEEPARKVRVTVEKTFRGQKSPNLVQIESVSYKADYRLLSKHEEASYCKLVDRAEKIFPREIDLPPLLQEFIARETGKPAPKVPIKLKAGRESRYRVAQEGEQPTVEVAMNIGKPASPSLYAGCEL; encoded by the exons ATGGCCACGATAAAGTACATTGGTCGGACAACGGATTTCCGCGGCAAAACGCTGTGGGAGATTGTGGGAAATCTGAAGAACTTCGGTGTTGGACGGATCGTCGTGAGGAGCATGTTCGAACGATACCCGGAACCGAGCTTCATGAAAATAGTGAAAGTCGAAGCACTGCCAAACGAG GAACCGGCCCGAAAGGTGCGCGTTACGGTGGAGAAAACGTTCCGAGGCCAAAAAAGCCCCAACTTGGTACAGATCGAAAGTGTGTCCTACAAGGCGGACTACCGGCTGCTGTCAAAACACGAGGAAGCATCGTACTGCAAGCTGGTCGACCGGGCGGAAAAGATATTCCCGCGCGAGATCGATCTACCGCCACTGCTGCAAGAGTTCATTGCGCGCGAGACGGGTAAACCTGCGCCGAAAGTTCCGATCAAGCTAAAGGCCGGCCGGGAAAGCAGGTACCGCGTGGCGCAGGAAGGCGAACAGCCAACGGTTGAGGTTGCGATGAACATCGGCAAACCGGCCAGCCCTAGTCTGTACGCTGGCTGTGAATTGTAA
- the LOC120893638 gene encoding probable tRNA N6-adenosine threonylcarbamoyltransferase — protein sequence MVIAIGFEGSANKIGVGIVRDGEVLANERETYITPPGEGFLPKETAQHHRSRVLDILKRALDVSGIAPDEIDVVCYTKGPGMAPPLLAVAIVARTIAQIWNKPILGVNHCIGHIEMGRLITKAVNPTVLYVSGGNTQIISYACKRYRIFGETIDIAIGNCLDRFARIIHLSNDPSPGYNIEQMAKKGKNYVPLPYSVKGMDMSFSGILSFLEQKARPKRKQQKMQTKATEEEKWTDEDLCFSLQETLFAMLVETTERAMAHTGSAEVLIVGGVGCNVRLQEMMGIMCEERGAKLFATDERFCIDNGVMIAHAGWEMFRSGSRMAWNDATITQRFRTDEVEVTWRDD from the exons ATGGTGATCGCGATCGGATTCGAAGGTAGTGCCAACAAAATTggcgtcggaatcgtccgggaTGGCGAAGTGTTGGCGAACGAGCGTGAAACGTACATCACCCCGCCCGGTGAAG GTTTTCTACCAAAAGAAACGGCACAGCATCACCGGTCCCGGGTGCTGGACATACTGAAGCGAGCGCTGGACGTGTCGGGCATAGCGCCCGACGAGATCGATGTCGTGTGCTACACGAAAGGTCCCGGTATGGCACCGCCCCTACTAGCGGTGGCCATCGTCGCTAGAACGATAGCGCAAATCTGGAACAAACCGATACTGGGGGTGAACCATTGCATCGGGCACATCGAGATGGGCCGGCTGATAACGAAAGCCGTTAATCCCACCGTACTGTACGTGAGCGGCGGCAACACGCAAATCATTTCGTACGCCTGCAAACGGTACCGCATTTTCGGCGAAACGATCGACATTGCGATCGGCAACTGTTTGGATCGATTTGCACGCATCATCCACCTTTCGAATGACCCGAGCCCGGGATACAACATCGAGCAGATGGCGAAGAAGGGCAAAAACTATGTCCCGCTGCCGTACTCGGTCAAGGGTATGGACATGAGCTTCTCGGGCATACTTTCGTTCCTGGAGCAGAAGGCACGCCCGAAGAGGAAGCAGCAGAAGATGCAAACCAAGGCAACGGAGGAGGAAAAATGGACCGATGAGGATCTATGCTTTTCGCTGCAGGAGACGCTGTTTGCGATGCTGGTGGAAACGACCGAACGTGCCATGGCGCATACCGGCTCGGCCGAGGTGCTCATAGTCGGTGGCGTTGGATGCAACGTGCGCCTGCAGGAGATGATGGGCATAATGTGTGAGGAGCGCGGTGCCAAGCTATTTGCGACCGACGAACGATTCTGTATCGACAACGGAGTGATGATAGCGCACGCCGGCTGGGAAATGTTCCGCAGCGGATCGCGCATGGCGTGGAACGATGCGACCATTACGCAGCGCTTCCGGACGGACGAGGTGGAAGTCACGTGGCGTGACGATTGA
- the LOC120893349 gene encoding protein YIPF1, whose product MDGTLEDLLSFKEFPLMNEASGSGSAQININSPQRSFLSPDEPSSSADQDGSPTGTTTAKPGGSIFSLEYYQQFFNVDTMIVVDRIATSMIPKRAPVNYLKLNIATNPDLYGPIWIVLTLIFTIAISGNMASYLQNTGNHQWRYNFHLVSYSATAIITYALLVPAALWAFLQWSVRGTELNMEEDEEEQVEIEPTTPSLLSLVCVYGYSLAIYIPVSVLWTIQVSLFQWLLVITGAFLSGFALLTILMPAVRKSRYSILIVLAIELAHFALAAGFMLYFFHAPDVETPAEVAPSLHKVTTSVVVNATMHSKSA is encoded by the exons ATGGACGGAACCTTGGAAGATTTGTTGTCGTTCAAAGAGTTTCCGCTGATGAACGAAGCTAGCGGAAGCGGCAGTGCACAAATCAACATCAATTCACCGCAACGATCATTCCTCAGTCCCGACGAACCGTCGTCATCAGCAGACCAGGATGGAAGTCCGACGG GCACTACCACGGCAAAGCCAGGCGGCTCGATTTTCAGCCTCGAGTACTATCAACAGTTTTTCAACGTGGACACCATGATCGTGGTGGACCGGATTGCCACCTCGATGATACCGAAACGGGCGCCCGTCAATTACCTGAAGCTGAACATTGCCACGAATCCGGATCTGTATGGACCGATCTGGATTGTGCTGACGTTG ATTTTCACCATCGCTATTTCGGGCAACATGGCAAGCTATCTGCAAAATACGGGAAATCATCAGTGGCGGTACAATTTCCATCTGGTTTCCTATTCGGCCACCGCCATCATCACGTACGCGCTGCTGGTTCCCGCCGCACTGTGGGCCTTCCTGCAGTGGAGTGTGCGTGGGACCGAGCTGAACATGgaagaggatgaggaggagcaGGTAGAGATTGAGCCTACCACACCGAGTCTGCTATCGCTGGTCTGCGTTTATGGCTACTCGCTAGCAATCTACATTCCAGTGTCCGTACTCTGGACCATACAG GTTTCACTGTTCCAGTGGCTACTGGTCATCACCGGTGCATTTCTGTCCGGATTTGCGCTGCTAACAATCCTGATGCCGGCAGTGAGAAAGTCAAGGTATTCGATTCTCATCGTGCTCGCGATCGAACTGGCACATTTTGCACTGGCAGCAGGGTTTATGCTTTACTTCTTCCACGCACCGGATGTAGAAACGCCTGCGGAGGTAGCGCCATCGCTGCACAAAGTTACCACCAGCGTGGTAGTCAATGCGACGATGCACAGCAAGAGTGCTTAA